The following coding sequences lie in one Apium graveolens cultivar Ventura chromosome 1, ASM990537v1, whole genome shotgun sequence genomic window:
- the LOC141713513 gene encoding uncharacterized protein LOC141713513 — protein MGAALRRMGKGKAIGMDEIPIEVWYCLREDGIRWLTNLFNKILRMAKMPSMRLIRSKTEYMWENFNGEINELEVKVCIAEDKVPMINIFKYLGMVIDNVGDVRADFTHRIKAIWLKWRAAIGVLCDRNVPLKLKGKFYRAAVRPALLYCSECWPLRKVQKRGLETTEMCMLRWMCGHTMEDHILNDTFRD, from the exons ATGGGAGCAGCACTGCGCAGGATGGGAAAGGGCAAGGCAATTGGTATGGATGAGATTCCGATTGAAGTGTGGTATTGTTTGAGAGAAGATGGTATAAGATGGTTGACAAATCTCTTTAATAAGATACTTCGGATGGCCAAGATGCCAA GTATGCGTTTGATCCGTTCGAAGACGGAATACATGTGGGAAAATTTTAATGGAGAAATTAATGAGTTAGAGGTTAAAGTTTGTATTGCTGAAGACAAAGTGCCGatgataaatatttttaagtaccTAGGTATGGTCATTGACAACGTTGGAGATGTTAGAGCAGATTTTACTCATCGTATTAAAGCCATATGGCTTAAATGGAGGGCTGCCATAGGGGTGTTGTGTGATCGGAATGTACCTTTGAAGTTGAAGGGTAAATTCTATAGAGCTGCAGTTCGACCAGCATTATTATATTGTTCAGAGTGTTGGCCATTGCGGAAAGTTCAAAAACGTGGGTTAGAGACGACAGAAATGTGTATGTTGAGATGGATGTGTGGGCATACAATGGAAGATCATATTTTAAATGATACCTTTAGGGATTGA
- the LOC141673638 gene encoding protein BIG GRAIN 1-like E: MSITAGLPRIQEKANQKSFHQRHNSGELDVFEAAGYFSGSNEINGTSFTVQPKMMRASGRMSLDIPVMSSKRSSIPAPTHHQKVIKDEKKFKQPNSPGGKLASFLNLLFNQTSSKTKKSKISSSQSMKDDQDHEIGRRKRRSSMSHFQSVKTTSSNCNSSDSKSSSFYSSSSSSEKRPPGTKAPSKISQSHPDKNHDVMIKNNITVHLKSSSSHKKVHNDENTQNSWLDEEKFRFRPSTETSTEKYRNTFTNNGVSGDKTNHSKDSTNFRNFINDEDDGADSDSSSDLFELQNYDLVSCYSSDLPVYETTHIDTIKRGAPIVSSGM; the protein is encoded by the coding sequence ATGTCCATTACAGCAGGACTACCTCGAATTCAAGAGAAGGCCAACCAAAAATCATTTCACCAGAGGCACAACTCCGGTGAGCTCGACGTATTCGAGGCTGCAGGGTATTTTTCGGGTTCCAACGAAATAAATGGTACAAGTTTTACAGTACAGCCGAAAATGATGAGAGCTAGTGGAAGAATGAGCCTTGACATTCCAGTGATGAGTAGCAAAAGAAGCTCAATTCCAGCACCAACTCATCATCAAAAGGTCATAAAAGATGAAAAGAAATTCAAGCAGCCTAACTCTCCGGGTGGTAAGCTTGCTAGCTTCTTGAATTTACTCTTTAACCAAACTTCGTCCAAGACGAAAAAATCGAAAATATCATCCTCACAATCCATGAAAGATGATCAAGATCATGAGATAGGGAGGAGAAAAAGGAGAAGTAGCATGAGTCACTTTCAAAGCGTAAAAACAACATCTTCAAATTGTAATTCTTCAGATTCAAAGTCTTCATCTTTTTATTCATCATCCTCAAGCTCTGAAAAAAGACCTCCTGGTACAAAAGCTCCTTCAAAAATCAGTCAAAGCCATCCTGATAAAAATCATGATGTGATGATCAAGAATAATATTACCGTTCATTTGAAGTCCTCTTCTTCTCATAAGAAAGTTCATAATGATGAGAACACGCAAAACTCTTGGTTAGATGAAGAAAAGTTCAGGTTTCGGCCTTCTACCGAAACTTCAACAGAAAAATACAGAAATACTTTCACTAATAATGGAGTTTCGGGTGATAAGACTAATCATTCCAAGGATTCGACAAACTTCAGAAACTTCATAAACGACGAGGATGATGGAGCAGACAGTGATTCAAGTTCTGATCTTTTTGAATTACAAAATTACGATTTGGTTTCCTGCTATTCGAGTGATTTACCAGTTTATGAAACTACTCATATCGATACCATCAAGCGAGGTGCACCGATTGTCAGCAGCGGCATGTAG